One region of Aminobacterium colombiense DSM 12261 genomic DNA includes:
- a CDS encoding IMPACT family protein: MIVDEFWEPAENISAEIKIKRSIFIAHISVARTEEDARQFVTHISQKHKQATHNCWAYRIGVDPPHEYSSDDGEPNGTAGKPILGAIQRFDVTNTVLVVTRYFGGIKLGVRGLIEAYGEAASNVLENAGKIRGRLGSRCNIQIDYPSYSAFLYQLKGLGVEEGSCNVTFEEDVRVSCFVPLSLWGRVEAFLCESQNRSFIKGWSRE; this comes from the coding sequence ATGATTGTTGATGAGTTCTGGGAGCCAGCCGAAAATATAAGTGCCGAAATAAAAATAAAACGCTCTATTTTTATAGCCCATATTTCTGTCGCACGGACCGAAGAAGATGCCCGCCAGTTTGTTACCCATATTTCACAAAAGCATAAGCAAGCCACCCATAATTGTTGGGCCTACCGTATAGGGGTCGACCCGCCACACGAATATTCTTCTGATGATGGAGAACCGAATGGCACAGCCGGGAAGCCGATTTTAGGCGCTATACAGCGGTTTGACGTAACAAATACAGTTTTAGTGGTAACAAGATATTTCGGCGGAATCAAGCTTGGAGTCCGCGGGCTTATAGAAGCTTATGGTGAGGCTGCATCCAACGTTCTGGAAAACGCTGGCAAAATAAGAGGGCGCCTGGGAAGCCGCTGCAATATACAAATAGATTACCCTTCTTATAGCGCGTTCTTATACCAGTTAAAGGGGTTGGGGGTCGAAGAAGGCTCTTGTAATGTGACATTTGAAGAGGACGTAAGAGTGAGTTGCTTTGTTCCCCTTTCCCTATGGGGGAGAGTAGAAGCATTTCTTTGTGAAAGTCAAAATAGATCCTTTATAAAAGGATGGAGCAGAGAATAG
- a CDS encoding bifunctional enoyl-CoA hydratase/phosphate acetyltransferase, whose product MMHDLDFLLEKCQAGKRMNLAVACPYGDDVLGAVCEAHGRGLVNGILIGDSEQIKKKAQEHHFDIEGLTFVEEKDDYSATEKAVQMVSSQEADLLMKGLVKTAVLLRAVLNKEWGLRTGSLLSHLFLFEIPLLNRRIIGLSDGGMNMYPDLNAKVGIIENAVECYHKIGVDNPLIAALGAVEVVNPDMPATLDAAALTLMNSRSQIKGCTIDGPFALDNAISEEAAQIKGIESPVAGKADMLLVPTIESGNLIGKVLLYMTGGRGAGVILGARKPIVLTSRFDSMETKLLSIALGAVVASKE is encoded by the coding sequence ATGATGCATGATCTCGACTTTCTGCTCGAAAAATGTCAGGCAGGCAAGCGGATGAACCTTGCAGTGGCCTGCCCTTATGGAGACGATGTTCTTGGAGCGGTTTGTGAGGCTCACGGAAGAGGGCTGGTCAACGGTATTCTTATTGGGGATTCAGAGCAGATAAAGAAAAAAGCACAGGAACATCATTTTGATATTGAAGGCCTCACTTTTGTAGAAGAGAAAGACGACTATTCCGCTACTGAGAAGGCCGTTCAGATGGTTTCTTCACAAGAAGCAGATCTCCTCATGAAGGGACTGGTAAAAACGGCAGTTCTCCTTCGGGCAGTCCTGAACAAGGAATGGGGGCTTCGAACGGGGTCGTTGCTCTCTCATTTGTTTCTTTTCGAGATTCCCCTCCTTAATCGGCGGATCATAGGCTTGTCCGATGGAGGTATGAACATGTACCCGGACCTGAACGCAAAAGTTGGCATCATCGAAAACGCGGTAGAATGTTACCATAAAATAGGGGTGGATAATCCTCTTATCGCAGCCTTAGGTGCGGTAGAAGTTGTGAATCCTGACATGCCTGCGACTCTCGACGCGGCAGCGTTAACTCTTATGAACAGCCGGAGCCAGATCAAGGGCTGTACTATCGACGGCCCTTTTGCCCTTGACAATGCAATCAGCGAAGAAGCTGCCCAGATTAAAGGAATCGAATCTCCAGTTGCGGGAAAAGCAGATATGCTGCTTGTTCCTACTATCGAATCTGGAAATCTCATAGGAAAGGTACTGTTATATATGACTGGCGGTCGAGGTGCAGGTGTCATTCTTGGCGCACGGAAGCCCATAGTTCTTACCAGTCGTTTTGATTCAATGGAAACGAAACTGCTCTCTATCGCTCTGGGAGCAGTCGTCGCCAGTAAAGAGTGA
- a CDS encoding deoxyribodipyrimidine photo-lyase produces MKERGRILQNGIPGEGPVAYWMNRDQRVEDNWALLEAQKYALLNKKPLLVVFCLTPHFLSASYRAYHFMLHGLHEVRQGLLGLNIPFILLEQEAPLSLPNLIKKIDVSALFTDFSPLRIKKEWVEQIKKDIAIPFYEIDAHNIVPCWEASTKKEYSARTFRPRILKKVPDFLTPIPSLIRHPYNETLALKTAAPLEMLTKYHYPQKTLPLYGGKAGYTAGMECLQKFIKKKLRVYKELRNDPTNNVLSQLSPFLHFGQIAPQRVAIVIKKHGENHESIRDSVDSFLEELIVRRELADNFCFYTPSYDCFEGFPQWAQKTLDEHRWDPRKFTYTLEELEHGKTHDQLWNACQLDILFHGKLHSWLRMYWAKKILEWSKSPEEAMKAAIYLNDCYEIDGRDPNGYAGIAWSIGGVHDRAWPERQIFGKIRYMNDSGAKRKFHVKQYIESITSNPIGQL; encoded by the coding sequence GTGAAAGAACGTGGGCGAATACTTCAAAATGGCATACCGGGAGAGGGACCTGTTGCATACTGGATGAATCGTGACCAAAGAGTGGAAGATAACTGGGCATTACTAGAGGCGCAAAAGTATGCGCTATTAAATAAAAAACCCCTTCTAGTAGTTTTTTGTTTAACCCCTCATTTTTTATCGGCTTCATACCGAGCATATCATTTTATGCTCCATGGTTTGCACGAAGTAAGGCAAGGGCTTTTAGGTTTAAACATTCCCTTTATTCTGTTAGAACAGGAAGCGCCTCTTTCTCTTCCGAATTTAATAAAAAAAATTGATGTATCAGCCCTCTTCACTGATTTCAGCCCTCTAAGAATTAAAAAAGAGTGGGTAGAACAGATAAAAAAGGATATTGCTATCCCCTTTTATGAAATAGACGCCCATAACATTGTTCCGTGTTGGGAGGCATCGACAAAAAAAGAGTACTCCGCCCGCACTTTCAGACCGAGGATTTTAAAAAAAGTGCCAGATTTTCTTACGCCTATCCCCTCTTTGATCCGCCATCCTTATAATGAAACACTAGCTTTGAAGACTGCCGCCCCATTGGAAATGCTTACCAAATATCATTATCCCCAAAAAACGCTGCCCCTTTATGGAGGTAAAGCTGGTTACACTGCAGGGATGGAGTGCCTTCAAAAATTTATCAAAAAAAAATTGCGCGTATATAAAGAGTTGCGTAACGACCCTACTAATAATGTTCTCTCCCAACTCTCCCCCTTCTTACATTTTGGTCAAATAGCCCCTCAAAGAGTGGCCATTGTCATAAAAAAACATGGGGAGAATCACGAATCAATACGGGATTCTGTTGACAGTTTTCTAGAAGAACTGATAGTTCGACGAGAATTAGCCGATAATTTTTGCTTTTATACCCCTTCTTACGACTGTTTTGAAGGGTTCCCCCAATGGGCCCAGAAAACCCTGGATGAGCACAGATGGGACCCTCGAAAATTTACATATACCCTCGAGGAACTTGAACACGGCAAAACCCATGATCAATTATGGAACGCCTGCCAGTTAGACATTCTTTTCCACGGTAAGCTTCACAGCTGGTTGCGCATGTACTGGGCAAAAAAGATACTCGAATGGAGCAAATCTCCTGAAGAAGCCATGAAGGCAGCCATTTATCTCAACGATTGCTATGAAATAGACGGCAGAGACCCTAACGGCTATGCAGGAATCGCATGGAGCATTGGCGGCGTCCATGATCGAGCCTGGCCAGAGCGGCAAATATTTGGAAAAATCCGATATATGAATGACAGCGGCGCAAAAAGAAAGTTCCACGTGAAACAATATATAGAAAGCATTACATCAAACCCAATAGGTCAGCTTTGA
- a CDS encoding biotin transporter BioY, which yields MRFSVRAMVLASLFAVLMVVSAYIRIPFPFVPMTLQTLFVFLSGMLLGPKLGSLSQVLYFFLGLLGLPVFAGGCGLQIFVSPTVGFILGFIVAAYVVGRISHDDTLPLFFRYGVAPFLGITLIYLLGSVGLYFNLNVVAGKSISWLKVLQIGVFPFITADILKGVGASMLSWKIVPILNRSGILQKSSTQIRHKRESRG from the coding sequence ATGAGGTTTTCAGTTCGCGCAATGGTTCTGGCTTCTCTTTTTGCCGTGTTGATGGTGGTGAGCGCTTATATCCGTATTCCTTTTCCCTTTGTCCCTATGACATTGCAAACGTTATTTGTTTTTCTTTCAGGAATGCTTTTGGGGCCGAAACTCGGCAGTTTATCTCAGGTACTATATTTTTTCCTTGGATTATTAGGGCTGCCTGTTTTTGCTGGCGGTTGCGGCCTTCAGATTTTTGTGTCTCCCACCGTTGGTTTTATATTGGGCTTTATTGTTGCTGCCTATGTTGTTGGCCGTATAAGTCATGACGACACATTGCCTCTTTTTTTCCGGTACGGTGTAGCGCCCTTTCTTGGTATTACCCTGATTTACCTTTTAGGATCGGTTGGTCTCTATTTCAACTTAAATGTAGTGGCAGGAAAGAGCATTAGTTGGCTGAAAGTGCTGCAAATAGGGGTTTTCCCCTTCATCACGGCGGATATTCTAAAAGGCGTGGGTGCGTCAATGCTTTCGTGGAAGATTGTTCCGATTCTTAATAGATCTGGAATCTTGCAAAAATCTTCAACTCAGATTCGCCATAAAAGAGAATCAAGAGGTTGA
- the buk gene encoding butyrate kinase encodes MVFQVLAINPGSTSTKIAWFYDEEEQWRETVRHDPEELARFEAIADQFEFRLATIQAAASSHGSSFYSLSAVVGRGGLVEPVPGGTFIVNDALLERLHVGKPWEHASNLGGIIADAIASPRNIPAFIVDPVAVDEMNDVARITGLPELPKISLGHALNIKATVRRAAKDLGRGWETLNVVVAHIGGGSTVCAHCQGRMIDLNSGNDFGPFSPERAGGLPAGDLVRLCFSGKYNEKDLLRKMVGKGGLMGYLGTSDVREVKSRIAEGDKEARLAYEGMAYHFAKEIAAQAVAMSGDVDAILITGGVAFDSDFIALLQSRVQWIAPVLVYPGEDEMKALAEGALRVLSGEEEPKDYEQCIAGGRKQ; translated from the coding sequence ATGGTATTTCAAGTGTTAGCCATCAATCCTGGCTCCACAAGCACTAAGATCGCCTGGTTCTATGATGAAGAAGAACAGTGGAGAGAAACGGTTCGCCATGATCCTGAAGAACTGGCTCGTTTTGAAGCCATTGCCGACCAATTTGAATTTCGCCTTGCTACGATTCAGGCTGCCGCTTCCTCTCACGGTTCATCTTTCTATAGTCTCAGTGCCGTTGTAGGGAGGGGTGGGCTCGTTGAGCCGGTACCTGGCGGAACCTTTATTGTAAATGATGCTTTGCTGGAACGCTTGCACGTTGGAAAACCCTGGGAACATGCTTCTAATCTAGGTGGAATTATTGCGGATGCCATAGCTTCTCCCCGTAATATTCCCGCTTTTATTGTGGATCCTGTTGCTGTTGATGAAATGAATGACGTGGCGCGTATTACCGGCCTTCCGGAATTGCCGAAGATCTCTTTAGGGCACGCTCTCAACATAAAAGCCACTGTCCGCCGGGCAGCGAAAGACCTTGGGCGAGGTTGGGAAACACTGAATGTTGTAGTAGCCCATATCGGCGGAGGCTCCACTGTTTGTGCCCATTGTCAGGGACGGATGATCGACCTCAATAGCGGGAACGATTTTGGCCCCTTTTCTCCGGAACGGGCTGGAGGTTTGCCTGCAGGGGATTTGGTTCGCCTTTGCTTTAGCGGAAAATACAACGAAAAAGATTTGCTTCGAAAGATGGTGGGTAAGGGGGGTCTCATGGGCTATCTTGGAACAAGTGACGTTCGCGAAGTAAAAAGTAGAATTGCTGAAGGGGATAAGGAAGCAAGACTTGCCTATGAAGGAATGGCCTATCATTTCGCGAAAGAAATAGCAGCCCAGGCTGTTGCCATGTCCGGCGATGTAGATGCCATACTTATAACAGGCGGAGTTGCCTTTGATAGTGATTTCATAGCGTTGCTCCAGAGTAGGGTCCAGTGGATTGCCCCAGTGCTTGTATATCCCGGCGAGGACGAGATGAAAGCCCTGGCGGAGGGCGCTCTACGGGTCTTATCTGGCGAGGAGGAACCTAAAGATTATGAACAGTGTATTGCAGGAGGTAGAAAACAATGA
- a CDS encoding HIT family protein has product MESIFAPWRMTYIADADKQKTCIFCEFPKKNEDEKNLILHRGTMCFVICNAFPYNPGHLMVAPYRHTAVYEELSDEELLEMHRLGGVCLKVLKKVMHPQGFNLGINLGKVGGAGFDGHLHLHIVPRWNGDTNFMPVLAETRVIAESLEQTYKRLRDEWPLNDC; this is encoded by the coding sequence TTGGAAAGCATTTTTGCACCATGGAGAATGACATATATAGCAGATGCAGACAAACAAAAAACGTGTATTTTTTGCGAGTTCCCTAAAAAAAACGAAGATGAAAAAAATCTTATTCTCCATCGAGGGACAATGTGTTTTGTCATCTGTAATGCTTTTCCCTATAATCCTGGGCACCTTATGGTTGCTCCTTATCGCCATACGGCAGTTTACGAGGAGTTATCCGATGAGGAGCTTTTAGAAATGCATCGCCTGGGCGGAGTTTGTTTGAAGGTGCTCAAAAAAGTGATGCATCCTCAAGGGTTTAACCTGGGTATAAACCTAGGCAAGGTTGGCGGTGCTGGTTTTGATGGACACCTGCATCTTCATATTGTCCCCCGCTGGAATGGAGATACTAATTTTATGCCAGTGCTCGCTGAAACACGTGTTATAGCAGAGAGTCTAGAACAAACATATAAGAGATTAAGGGATGAGTGGCCTTTGAATGATTGTTGA
- a CDS encoding aminotransferase class IV → MNLCYIDGKFLPLEEAKLPVTDLIIQRGVGVFETISTHSRRPLMLTPHLKRLEGSATASSIVMPATLDEMARIIREGIKKMGCETMVRPYITGGDSFGKDHLFSSSRYFVIFEEIRKPDPILYEKGVALHPINAERYLPSTKSINYMLSFTGQRDSKGAYEILYCPEGEIVEGSHSTFFLIKNGHLITAPTSRALSGTTRQIVLELARRGNIQVEERCPLLTELPEAEEAFITGTVKELLPVVRIGDQIIGNGVPGKLTKHLHQVYLSSIVEWLE, encoded by the coding sequence ATGAATCTTTGTTATATCGATGGAAAATTTCTTCCTTTAGAGGAAGCAAAGCTCCCTGTAACAGACCTTATTATTCAACGTGGCGTCGGAGTTTTTGAAACCATAAGTACTCACTCGAGAAGACCTCTTATGTTGACTCCTCATCTGAAACGTCTTGAAGGATCAGCCACCGCTTCTTCTATTGTGATGCCTGCCACTCTTGATGAAATGGCCCGAATTATACGGGAGGGAATTAAAAAAATGGGCTGTGAGACCATGGTTCGCCCGTATATTACCGGAGGGGACTCTTTTGGAAAGGATCATCTTTTCAGTTCCTCAAGATATTTTGTGATCTTTGAAGAAATCCGAAAACCAGATCCAATACTCTATGAAAAGGGGGTCGCCTTACATCCAATTAATGCAGAGAGATATTTGCCAAGCACAAAAAGCATAAACTATATGCTTTCATTCACTGGGCAAAGAGACTCTAAAGGAGCCTACGAAATCCTCTATTGTCCTGAAGGGGAAATTGTAGAGGGATCCCATAGTACTTTTTTTCTTATAAAAAACGGACACCTCATTACAGCACCCACCAGTCGAGCCCTTTCAGGAACAACGCGGCAGATCGTTCTCGAGCTCGCCAGGCGGGGAAACATCCAGGTTGAAGAACGATGCCCTCTCTTGACAGAACTCCCAGAGGCAGAAGAAGCCTTTATTACAGGAACAGTCAAGGAACTTTTGCCGGTAGTACGAATAGGGGATCAAATTATTGGAAATGGCGTTCCTGGCAAGTTAACAAAACATTTACATCAAGTGTATCTTTCGTCCATTGTTGAGTGGCTCGAATAG
- a CDS encoding ABC transporter substrate binding protein — MFFCFSKVAFAEETILVLHSYHNGYPWTDAISRGIAKVFDQRDKEVNIYVEYLDAKRASPNRFTLFLENSLRLKYKKKPPDIILCGDDDAFIFMNHAGRRLFPKVPVVFCGVNSRESLTEEIDSLTTGLIERLDIEGTINLALRLFPVTENVAVISDLSLTGMWIINQLRESMKSYEGKVNEINLMGLGPDDLKKSLRELPPQTIILLLLYAQGGEGEYYSPDEILAIIQDATDLPIFSVLEMMIERGTLAGSVLRGEAHGERAAKLAVEILDGKAPSSIPIREDVPVSMGNYTGLKDLKKSLQSLPGDMILFGEPETFFYRHRRLIAINVAITSVLAILVIALLWNDKLLKREVLNLQSETEHLEKLFENSPHGTILINPRGEIMRANRAFLRMFGYGRKDVKGKDVDSLLAKAGDLLRHAQDLTIITGLGGVVSGRESLRLRKDGSLLPVMISGYPLVTKGMYRGSYGIYTDISARKNNEGAIRQHLRAEEIISSLSAALVKEKDFEQTILSSLHDLRLFFRARYMSVFLFDRPDKGRGTAFIRYEGEKEMGRKVFPLTFGETEPLRRTIQSQTVFFLEGKSPFTWDTEEKKQILETTPDETVILLPLLRDEAMAGCVCCVFVREKGNDHEEHISEGLLGIYSLLLGSALSRYETELALEKNLLLLSKTFKETFHLMSRLLEIKDPYTAGHQQKVAYLAKAIAERMELPHNRVEAVFYAALVHDIGKIPVPSSILSKPGRLSEAEFAIIKNHARFGAEILSAINFPWPIADIVLQHHEHVDGTGYPHGLKGDEISLEAKIVCVSDVVEAMSSFRPYRPALGIEEALEEIQKKRQIWFDSRVVDVCLHIFKETGGEFWKEITKSSHNV, encoded by the coding sequence ATGTTTTTTTGTTTTTCAAAAGTGGCTTTTGCAGAGGAAACCATACTTGTTCTTCATTCCTACCATAACGGATACCCATGGACTGATGCCATAAGTCGAGGAATAGCAAAGGTCTTTGATCAGCGAGACAAAGAAGTCAATATTTATGTGGAATATCTTGATGCTAAACGTGCCAGTCCCAATCGTTTCACCCTCTTTCTGGAAAATAGCCTTCGTTTAAAATACAAAAAGAAGCCGCCAGATATTATCCTTTGTGGCGATGATGATGCTTTTATCTTTATGAACCACGCGGGGCGGCGCCTTTTCCCCAAGGTCCCTGTTGTATTTTGCGGAGTTAACAGCAGAGAGTCCCTGACGGAAGAAATAGACAGCCTCACTACCGGTCTCATAGAACGGCTTGACATAGAGGGAACCATAAATCTGGCTTTAAGGTTATTCCCTGTCACAGAAAACGTGGCGGTCATCAGTGACTTGTCTTTAACTGGAATGTGGATCATTAACCAGCTTCGAGAAAGCATGAAGTCCTATGAAGGAAAAGTCAACGAAATTAACCTTATGGGTCTAGGTCCTGATGACTTAAAGAAATCGTTACGAGAACTCCCTCCCCAGACTATTATTCTGTTACTGTTATATGCCCAGGGCGGTGAGGGAGAATATTATTCTCCTGACGAAATCCTTGCCATAATACAGGATGCTACTGACCTGCCCATTTTTTCAGTATTGGAGATGATGATCGAGAGGGGAACTCTCGCCGGGAGTGTTCTCAGGGGAGAAGCCCACGGAGAACGAGCGGCTAAACTGGCTGTTGAAATCCTGGATGGCAAGGCTCCCTCATCTATCCCAATCAGAGAGGATGTGCCGGTGTCCATGGGCAACTACACCGGGCTTAAAGATTTGAAAAAATCCCTTCAGAGCCTTCCAGGGGATATGATCCTCTTTGGTGAACCAGAAACTTTCTTTTACCGGCATAGACGGCTTATCGCTATTAACGTGGCTATCACATCCGTTCTTGCCATTCTCGTCATTGCTCTCCTCTGGAATGACAAATTGCTCAAAAGGGAAGTATTGAACTTACAGTCCGAAACAGAGCACCTGGAGAAACTTTTTGAAAACTCCCCCCATGGAACCATTCTCATTAATCCAAGAGGAGAGATAATGAGGGCCAATCGCGCTTTTCTGCGGATGTTTGGATATGGTCGGAAAGATGTTAAGGGAAAGGATGTGGATTCCCTTTTGGCAAAAGCAGGAGACCTGCTGCGCCACGCCCAGGATTTGACCATAATCACAGGTCTGGGCGGTGTGGTTTCGGGGCGGGAAAGTTTAAGACTGCGTAAAGATGGTTCCCTTCTTCCTGTTATGATTTCTGGGTACCCTCTTGTAACGAAAGGCATGTATCGAGGGAGTTATGGAATTTATACTGATATCTCCGCCCGCAAGAACAATGAGGGAGCTATTCGTCAGCATCTCAGGGCAGAAGAAATTATCTCGTCCCTTTCAGCGGCTCTTGTCAAAGAAAAAGATTTTGAGCAGACGATTCTTTCTTCTCTCCATGACCTGAGACTTTTTTTTCGGGCTCGATATATGTCCGTTTTCCTCTTTGACAGGCCAGATAAAGGAAGAGGAACAGCTTTTATTCGTTATGAAGGAGAAAAAGAAATGGGCAGGAAGGTTTTTCCCCTTACCTTTGGGGAAACTGAACCTCTTAGACGAACGATCCAGTCTCAGACCGTGTTTTTTTTAGAAGGGAAAAGTCCCTTTACCTGGGACACAGAAGAAAAGAAGCAAATACTTGAAACTACACCTGACGAAACAGTTATTCTCCTTCCTCTTTTGCGAGATGAAGCCATGGCAGGATGTGTCTGTTGTGTTTTTGTGCGGGAAAAGGGAAATGACCATGAAGAACATATATCTGAAGGCCTTCTTGGCATCTATTCACTTTTGTTAGGTTCTGCTCTCTCGCGCTACGAAACAGAACTGGCCCTGGAGAAAAATTTACTTTTGTTATCAAAGACATTCAAGGAAACTTTTCATCTCATGAGCCGTCTCCTTGAGATAAAAGATCCTTACACTGCGGGACATCAGCAGAAAGTAGCATACCTCGCCAAAGCAATTGCCGAAAGGATGGAGCTTCCCCATAACAGGGTAGAAGCCGTATTTTATGCGGCTCTCGTGCATGATATCGGAAAAATCCCTGTCCCCTCATCTATTCTTAGCAAGCCCGGACGTCTCAGCGAAGCTGAGTTTGCCATTATTAAGAACCACGCCCGTTTTGGCGCGGAAATATTATCTGCAATAAATTTCCCATGGCCTATCGCAGATATTGTTCTTCAGCATCATGAGCATGTTGACGGTACAGGGTATCCCCATGGCCTGAAGGGTGACGAGATCTCCCTTGAAGCAAAGATTGTTTGTGTTTCTGATGTGGTGGAGGCCATGTCCTCTTTTCGGCCCTATCGGCCGGCTCTCGGCATAGAGGAAGCCCTGGAAGAGATACAGAAAAAACGGCAAATATGGTTCGATAGCAGGGTTGTTGACGTATGTCTTCATATTTTTAAGGAAACAGGAGGAGAGTTTTGGAAAGAAATCACAAAGTCATCCCATAATGTATAA
- a CDS encoding EamA family transporter: MFAYVALAGRIVMLGFERIVVKKLGTGANPKAALMLFVGLAALFLLPFAVNTVYGGHIDWAFIKYVAASSLIYALAFLLYIRALSEGEASLVAPLSNFNILFLLVLSILFLSESFSFVKGAGLLVLLYGATFLNRQRNMYLSLKALLADKPCQMMMASSFLVAIGRIIDKGGAASTSPVLYSFFLYFFVALYLGLLMFLRKNLKEVFVLFKDRPWISLASGFINAYAYLCLLISFKSIEVSIAEPLSMLSMVVTVMLSSIILKEDIRYRLKGVFFMFIGASLLCMA, from the coding sequence TTGTTTGCATATGTAGCACTTGCAGGTCGAATCGTTATGCTTGGTTTCGAGAGGATCGTAGTAAAAAAATTGGGAACAGGAGCTAATCCCAAGGCCGCTTTAATGCTTTTTGTCGGCTTAGCCGCCTTATTTCTTCTGCCATTTGCCGTAAATACGGTTTATGGCGGCCATATAGATTGGGCTTTTATTAAATATGTTGCGGCAAGCAGTCTAATCTATGCTTTAGCCTTTCTTTTATACATTCGTGCCCTTTCAGAAGGGGAGGCCTCTCTTGTCGCTCCCCTTTCTAATTTTAACATTCTGTTTTTGCTTGTCCTTTCCATACTTTTCCTTTCTGAATCCTTTTCTTTTGTGAAAGGAGCCGGGCTGCTGGTCTTGCTTTACGGAGCAACCTTTCTGAACAGGCAGAGAAACATGTACTTATCCCTTAAGGCGTTACTCGCTGACAAGCCTTGTCAAATGATGATGGCTTCCTCTTTTTTAGTTGCAATTGGCCGTATTATTGACAAGGGTGGCGCCGCTTCCACATCCCCTGTCCTTTACTCCTTTTTCCTTTACTTTTTTGTAGCTCTCTATTTAGGCCTGCTGATGTTTTTAAGAAAGAACTTAAAGGAGGTTTTTGTCCTCTTTAAAGATCGTCCCTGGATTTCTCTCGCCAGTGGCTTTATAAACGCCTACGCCTATTTATGCCTCCTTATCTCCTTCAAATCTATTGAAGTAAGCATTGCGGAACCCCTTTCAATGTTGAGCATGGTTGTTACCGTCATGCTGTCATCAATTATTTTGAAGGAAGACATTCGTTACAGGCTTAAGGGAGTGTTCTTCATGTTTATCGGGGCGAGTCTGCTTTGTATGGCATGA
- a CDS encoding bifunctional enoyl-CoA hydratase/phosphate acetyltransferase, with protein sequence MEQIRSLSQLLEYAKKIGAEKGPKKVSVAMAEDAGLLSAIEEARVAGFAEAILVGRKEKMEEAAKAAGVDLSNYEVVDEPRGETAMAMTSVEKVSSGQAHIYMKGQLHTNNFLRGMLNKEVGLRKGKNTISHCYFHSVEGFDRVFFVADAAFNMYPDLSAKADILQNTVNFARAFGVQEPKAAVLAAVEVVNPDMPCTLEAAALTVMNRRGQIKNCIVDGPFALDNAVSEESARTKGIVSPVAGNADVLLVPDIEAGNMMVKALVYFSKNETAGLILGAAAPVILTSRADTPRAKMLSIAAAVVLSSFEER encoded by the coding sequence ATGGAACAAATTCGTTCTTTGTCTCAACTGCTTGAGTATGCGAAAAAAATAGGTGCAGAAAAAGGGCCCAAAAAAGTATCAGTAGCCATGGCTGAAGATGCAGGCTTGCTTTCTGCTATAGAGGAAGCCAGGGTTGCCGGTTTTGCTGAGGCTATCCTTGTGGGGCGTAAGGAAAAAATGGAAGAAGCGGCGAAAGCTGCAGGAGTGGACCTTTCCAATTACGAAGTAGTGGATGAGCCCAGAGGTGAAACAGCAATGGCTATGACCTCTGTTGAAAAAGTATCTTCCGGCCAAGCCCATATTTATATGAAGGGGCAGCTTCACACCAATAACTTCCTTCGAGGCATGCTTAATAAAGAAGTAGGGCTTCGCAAAGGCAAGAATACCATTTCCCATTGCTATTTTCACTCTGTGGAAGGATTCGACAGAGTATTTTTTGTGGCTGACGCTGCCTTTAATATGTATCCTGACCTTTCTGCCAAGGCGGATATCCTTCAGAATACGGTGAATTTTGCACGCGCCTTTGGCGTACAGGAACCAAAAGCCGCAGTCCTTGCAGCCGTGGAAGTTGTCAATCCAGACATGCCCTGCACCCTGGAAGCAGCAGCTCTTACGGTTATGAACCGCCGTGGCCAGATCAAAAACTGTATCGTTGACGGCCCCTTTGCCCTTGATAACGCAGTGAGTGAAGAGTCTGCCAGAACGAAGGGTATTGTTTCTCCTGTAGCGGGGAATGCCGATGTCCTTCTAGTTCCTGACATTGAAGCAGGAAACATGATGGTTAAGGCCCTCGTTTATTTCTCCAAGAATGAAACAGCAGGCCTCATTCTTGGTGCAGCGGCTCCTGTCATTCTTACAAGCCGGGCCGATACGCCAAGGGCCAAAATGCTTTCCATCGCTGCAGCAGTGGTCCTCTCTTCTTTTGAAGAAAGATAA